The proteins below are encoded in one region of Arenibacter algicola:
- a CDS encoding cytochrome C oxidase subunit IV family protein, with the protein MAHEHKLEIFRGLLKFKSNTQKIWGVLIFLTLVTIVEVALGILKPAALTHSYFLGMKVLNWIFIILTLVKAYYIAWDFMHLRDERSSLRRAIVWTPIFLVAYLIFILLFEADYIYHVYSDGFVKWNF; encoded by the coding sequence ATGGCACACGAACATAAACTGGAAATATTTAGAGGTCTGTTGAAGTTTAAGTCCAACACCCAAAAAATATGGGGAGTACTTATATTCCTTACTTTGGTTACCATAGTTGAGGTGGCATTGGGGATTTTAAAACCTGCTGCATTGACTCATTCATATTTCCTTGGAATGAAAGTCTTGAATTGGATTTTTATCATATTAACCTTGGTAAAGGCCTATTATATTGCTTGGGACTTTATGCACCTTAGGGATGAAAGGAGTTCTTTGAGAAGGGCTATTGTATGGACCCCAATATTCCTTGTGGCCTACCTTATTTTTATTCTTCTCTTTGAAGCGGATTATATATACCACGTGTATAGCGATGGCTTCGTTAAGTGGAATTTCTAA
- a CDS encoding thioredoxin domain-containing protein, protein MKKTLVLVTLFVLPIVIYLFFASGITNFGKLATLTENVSEIDFAAKDVSLAGKITVLGFLGKDVERKKGNAFNLNQKIYKRFNEFNDFQFVMVMPKGTEQGVEELKKELEQLADVGKWNFVYGDEDEINALFESLKTNLSLDGNLSTPFVFIIDKDRVLRGRDDDEDEGVKYGFDTSSVADLNNKMEDDIKIILAEYRMALKKNNADRPK, encoded by the coding sequence ATGAAGAAAACATTAGTACTTGTTACCTTATTTGTACTGCCTATAGTAATATATTTATTTTTTGCTTCTGGTATTACAAACTTTGGCAAATTGGCAACTTTAACTGAGAATGTTTCTGAAATTGATTTTGCGGCCAAGGATGTATCCTTGGCTGGTAAAATTACCGTGTTGGGGTTTCTTGGGAAAGACGTGGAACGCAAAAAAGGCAATGCCTTTAATTTGAACCAGAAGATATATAAGCGCTTTAACGAGTTTAACGATTTTCAATTTGTTATGGTGATGCCCAAAGGTACGGAGCAGGGCGTGGAAGAATTGAAAAAGGAGCTGGAGCAATTGGCAGATGTGGGCAAATGGAATTTTGTTTATGGCGATGAAGATGAAATTAATGCACTTTTTGAAAGTTTAAAGACAAACCTTAGCTTGGATGGGAATTTGAGTACTCCTTTCGTGTTTATTATTGATAAGGATAGGGTGCTTAGGGGAAGGGACGATGATGAGGATGAGGGTGTCAAATATGGTTTCGATACCTCCTCGGTGGCGGATTTAAACAATAAGATGGAAGATGATATAAAAATTATACTGGCCGAATATAGGATGGCCCTTAAAAAGAATAATGCAGATAGGCCAAAATAA
- a CDS encoding SCO family protein, producing MQKNNYTYAWVSLVILVFGIIFVPKIVDRVQGGSVTQNDRLNLKEANDKLAYVEMNGERRKVPPFAFRDQDSLLITNDDYKGKVYLVEFFFTTCPTICPIMNKNLVQIQNEFKDFENFGVASFTINPEYDTPGVLKEYAEDYGIANMDWHLLTGNLNDIYTLANTGFSIFAAEVPDAEGGFEHSGLFALVDKNGYIRSRVDKFGNPIVYYRGTITEQEGENDHGEEEQISILKEDIKKLLVE from the coding sequence ATGCAAAAAAATAATTATACATATGCTTGGGTTTCATTGGTAATCCTGGTTTTTGGAATCATTTTTGTCCCAAAAATTGTTGATCGGGTACAAGGTGGTTCCGTTACACAAAATGATAGGTTGAACCTAAAAGAGGCCAACGATAAGCTGGCATATGTTGAAATGAACGGTGAAAGGCGTAAAGTGCCGCCATTTGCCTTTAGGGATCAAGACAGTCTGTTGATTACCAACGACGATTATAAGGGGAAGGTTTATCTGGTAGAATTCTTTTTTACTACCTGTCCTACAATTTGTCCCATAATGAACAAAAATTTGGTTCAGATTCAAAATGAATTTAAGGATTTTGAAAATTTTGGGGTGGCTTCATTCACTATAAACCCGGAATATGATACACCGGGGGTGTTGAAGGAATATGCCGAAGATTATGGTATAGCCAACATGGACTGGCATTTGCTAACGGGGAATTTAAATGATATTTATACCTTGGCCAATACCGGATTCAGTATTTTTGCCGCTGAAGTTCCGGATGCGGAAGGCGGGTTTGAACATTCAGGTCTTTTTGCATTGGTCGACAAAAATGGTTACATACGTTCCAGGGTAGATAAGTTTGGAAATCCAATTGTCTATTACAGGGGGACCATTACCGAGCAGGAAGGGGAAAATGACCATGGGGAGGAAGAACAGATATCGATTCTAAAAGAGGATATTAAAAAATTATTGGTAGAATAA
- a CDS encoding DUF420 domain-containing protein, whose protein sequence is MDTIALKEKKFNKIINLVSIVIPLVVALLFGVKLPNVEPLGFLPPIYAAVNGLTAILLVVAVLAVKNGKLGLHQKLMTACIVLSLAFLVMYVAYHMTSDSTSFGGEGIVKYVYFFILVTHIILSILIIPLVLRTYAKAYLKNYEAHRKLAKITFPLWLYVAVTGVVVYLMISPYYVH, encoded by the coding sequence ATGGATACAATTGCTTTAAAAGAAAAAAAATTCAATAAGATCATAAACTTGGTGTCCATTGTTATACCCCTTGTAGTGGCGCTGCTCTTTGGGGTTAAATTACCCAATGTGGAACCTCTTGGTTTTTTACCTCCCATATATGCTGCTGTAAATGGTTTAACAGCTATTTTGTTGGTTGTTGCCGTTCTTGCCGTTAAGAACGGGAAGTTAGGGTTGCATCAAAAATTAATGACCGCTTGTATTGTTCTTTCCTTGGCATTTCTAGTGATGTATGTGGCCTATCATATGACCTCTGATTCTACTTCATTTGGTGGGGAGGGAATTGTTAAGTATGTCTATTTCTTTATTTTGGTAACCCATATCATTCTTTCTATATTGATTATACCTTTGGTACTGCGCACCTATGCAAAAGCTTACCTTAAAAATTATGAGGCACATAGGAAACTGGCAAAGATTACCTTTCCGTTATGGCTTTATGTTGCCGTTACCGGGGTGGTGGTCTATTTAATGATATCTCCCTATTATGTGCACTAA
- a CDS encoding ABC transporter permease, whose product MFDIERWQEIFDAIRKNKLRTILTGVSVASGIFILVVLLAFGQGMQNGIAKEFEADASNRIGVWTQVTTQEYMGLNPGRPIQLRNNNYQAINSKFAVDLENRSPFFRVRNVTVDYKTESGSYSVQGVSPLFQNIENQFISQGRYLNYGDEENVAKVVVISNKIKRELLKGEENPIGAFLKLSGINFQIIGVYGDKGGDREEDRLFIPISTAQRVFNGSDNLNMLFYTLKPSASLDETVAKSVKLTEDIKTYLKEAHMVAPNDPSAINTFNTLEAVKRFQNLTGGIKFFFWFVGICTIVAGVVGVSNIMMIIVKERTREIGVRKALGARPMAIVGMILHEAIFVTSVAGLAGLIFSMGLLEFVGPNLQVDYVLNPSINFKVALSTVVLLIIAGALAGFFPAWRAATIRPIEALRDE is encoded by the coding sequence ATGTTTGATATTGAAAGATGGCAGGAAATTTTTGATGCCATACGGAAAAATAAACTCCGCACTATTCTTACCGGTGTTTCCGTAGCCTCTGGCATATTTATTTTGGTAGTTTTATTGGCGTTTGGGCAAGGCATGCAGAATGGCATAGCCAAAGAATTTGAAGCCGATGCCAGTAATAGGATCGGGGTATGGACACAGGTTACTACCCAAGAATACATGGGCTTAAATCCAGGTAGGCCCATACAGTTGCGAAATAATAATTACCAAGCCATCAATTCCAAATTTGCCGTAGACCTAGAGAACAGATCCCCGTTTTTTAGGGTAAGAAATGTAACTGTAGATTATAAAACTGAATCGGGTTCCTATTCCGTACAGGGCGTGTCTCCTTTATTTCAGAATATCGAAAATCAATTTATTTCCCAAGGCAGATATTTAAATTATGGCGATGAGGAAAACGTTGCCAAGGTAGTGGTGATCAGCAATAAAATTAAACGGGAACTGCTTAAAGGGGAAGAAAATCCCATTGGTGCATTTTTGAAACTTTCAGGGATTAATTTTCAGATTATTGGGGTTTATGGGGATAAGGGTGGCGATAGGGAAGAGGATAGGCTTTTTATTCCGATAAGTACTGCCCAACGGGTTTTTAATGGAAGCGATAACCTAAATATGCTGTTCTATACATTAAAACCTTCCGCCAGTCTGGATGAGACTGTTGCAAAGTCCGTAAAATTGACCGAAGATATCAAAACCTATCTCAAGGAGGCGCACATGGTAGCGCCCAATGACCCCAGTGCCATTAATACGTTTAATACACTGGAGGCGGTAAAACGATTTCAAAATTTAACGGGAGGGATTAAATTTTTCTTCTGGTTCGTTGGTATATGTACTATTGTGGCTGGTGTTGTCGGTGTAAGTAATATTATGATGATTATTGTGAAGGAAAGAACCCGGGAGATAGGGGTAAGAAAGGCTTTGGGTGCAAGGCCAATGGCTATTGTGGGCATGATATTGCACGAGGCAATCTTTGTTACCAGTGTTGCCGGATTGGCCGGGTTAATATTTAGCATGGGATTGTTGGAATTTGTGGGTCCTAACCTACAGGTAGATTATGTCCTTAATCCTTCCATTAATTTCAAGGTGGCACTTAGCACAGTTGTTTTATTGATAATAGCTGGGGCCTTGGCAGGTTTTTTTCCAGCTTGGCGGGCTGCTACCATTAGACCTATAGAAGCCTTGAGGGATGAATAG
- a CDS encoding ABC transporter permease, whose protein sequence is MFNKDRWKEILEVLTSNWFRTILTAFGVFWGILILIVLLAAGKGLENGIRSNFGDIATNTMFMWTQGTSMAYKGLPKGRRFTFKLEDVAAIKQKVPDLRFVSPRNQLGGFNGTNNVVRGIKTGAFNVYGDYPDIINQDPMGITSGRFINQLDIEGKRKVAVIGEGVRASLYDVGEEAIGTYIKIQGVNFMVVGTYKKNSNDGSAEEIQKEIFIPFTSFSQAFNQANNVGWMAITADDNSSITQLKEQIFTVVRENQKIHPQDLRAIGHFDLFEEFNRVLGLFKAMRWIAYFVGVLVLLSGVIGVSNIMLIVVKERTKEIGIRRALGENPWSIKLQIIMESIFLTIMSGMAGISFGAMVIYLINYFLASNGPIEMFLNPSVSLAVVVVALIILVISGLLAGFIPAQSAIKIKPIEALRME, encoded by the coding sequence ATGTTCAATAAGGACCGATGGAAAGAAATACTTGAAGTGCTGACCAGTAACTGGTTTAGGACCATTTTAACGGCATTTGGGGTTTTTTGGGGGATATTGATATTGATCGTTCTCTTGGCGGCAGGGAAGGGATTGGAGAACGGTATACGGTCCAATTTTGGTGATATTGCAACCAATACGATGTTTATGTGGACCCAAGGAACCTCTATGGCCTACAAAGGCTTGCCAAAGGGAAGGCGTTTTACATTTAAATTGGAGGATGTAGCTGCCATAAAGCAAAAAGTGCCGGATCTAAGGTTTGTGTCCCCTAGAAATCAATTGGGAGGTTTTAATGGGACCAACAATGTGGTGAGGGGAATAAAAACGGGTGCATTTAATGTCTACGGGGATTATCCCGATATTATTAATCAGGATCCAATGGGCATCACATCAGGCCGATTTATAAACCAATTGGATATAGAAGGAAAAAGAAAGGTGGCGGTAATAGGTGAAGGGGTTCGTGCCAGCTTATATGATGTAGGGGAAGAGGCAATAGGTACCTATATTAAGATACAGGGAGTGAATTTCATGGTTGTTGGAACCTATAAAAAGAATTCCAACGACGGCAGCGCCGAGGAGATCCAAAAGGAAATTTTTATACCCTTTACTTCCTTTTCCCAAGCGTTTAACCAAGCTAATAACGTGGGCTGGATGGCCATTACTGCCGATGACAATTCTTCAATCACCCAATTAAAGGAGCAGATATTTACAGTAGTACGGGAAAATCAAAAAATTCATCCCCAAGATTTGCGTGCTATTGGGCATTTTGATCTGTTTGAGGAGTTTAACAGAGTGCTGGGCTTGTTTAAGGCCATGAGATGGATAGCTTATTTTGTTGGTGTTCTGGTATTGTTGTCCGGAGTAATTGGGGTTAGCAATATTATGTTGATAGTGGTCAAGGAGCGGACCAAGGAAATTGGGATAAGACGGGCCTTGGGCGAAAACCCATGGTCTATTAAACTTCAAATTATTATGGAATCTATTTTTTTGACCATCATGTCAGGGATGGCAGGAATCAGTTTTGGGGCCATGGTCATCTACCTCATTAATTATTTTCTGGCGAGCAATGGACCCATTGAAATGTTCCTAAATCCCAGTGTAAGTTTAGCGGTGGTAGTTGTGGCCTTGATCATTTTGGTAATATCGGGGTTGTTGGCCGGATTTATACCTGCACAGAGCGCTATAAAAATTAAGCCAATAGAGGCGTTGAGAATGGAGTAA
- a CDS encoding efflux RND transporter periplasmic adaptor subunit, with product MKKSITVVILIFIVFSCGGALYYLYKKNAEDPVVYATEKPSTQTIIKKTVATGSILPLEEVLIKPNISGVIEEVFVEGGDYVKSGDLIAKIKVVPNLSSLNEAKNTIEEAKISLDDQKRNWERQNTLFDKGVISKVDLEKAEVAYDQAKQTYAAANKRFDIVKTGTTKGYGNEANTLIRATVSGMVLEVPVEVGNQVIESNNFNEGTTIAAIADVDKMIFEGKVDESEVGKIKENLPLEITVGAIENAVFDAVLDYIAPKGKVENGAIQFEIKGTLKKRDSIFIRAGLSANASIILAKADSVLAVKEALIQFDPDTKKPFVEIATGSQKFERREIQLGVSDGIYIQILNGIKPDDEIKVWNEIKPAALGV from the coding sequence ATGAAAAAGTCGATTACTGTTGTAATTTTAATATTTATCGTTTTTAGCTGTGGTGGGGCATTGTATTACCTATATAAAAAGAATGCCGAAGATCCGGTGGTCTATGCAACAGAAAAGCCTTCCACACAGACCATAATAAAGAAGACTGTGGCTACGGGCAGTATACTTCCTTTGGAAGAGGTGTTGATTAAACCGAATATTTCAGGGGTTATAGAGGAAGTTTTTGTAGAAGGGGGAGACTATGTTAAATCGGGCGATCTTATTGCTAAGATAAAGGTAGTGCCCAACCTTTCTTCCTTGAACGAGGCCAAGAATACCATAGAAGAAGCCAAGATCTCCCTGGATGACCAAAAGCGCAATTGGGAACGTCAAAATACCTTGTTCGATAAGGGAGTAATTTCCAAAGTAGATCTGGAAAAGGCAGAGGTTGCCTATGACCAGGCAAAACAAACTTATGCTGCTGCCAATAAACGCTTTGATATAGTTAAGACAGGAACTACCAAAGGGTACGGCAATGAGGCAAATACTTTGATACGGGCAACGGTTAGCGGAATGGTATTGGAAGTGCCGGTAGAAGTTGGAAATCAGGTCATAGAATCCAATAATTTTAATGAGGGCACTACAATTGCAGCCATTGCGGACGTAGACAAGATGATTTTTGAAGGCAAGGTAGACGAATCGGAAGTAGGTAAAATTAAGGAAAATCTACCACTGGAAATAACAGTGGGGGCCATTGAGAATGCGGTGTTCGACGCCGTTTTGGACTATATTGCGCCCAAGGGAAAAGTGGAAAATGGTGCCATTCAGTTCGAGATCAAAGGTACCTTAAAGAAGCGCGATTCCATATTTATTAGGGCGGGTCTCAGTGCCAACGCTTCAATTATACTTGCAAAGGCAGATAGTGTTCTGGCGGTGAAGGAAGCCTTGATCCAATTTGATCCCGATACCAAAAAACCTTTTGTGGAAATCGCTACTGGGAGCCAGAAATTTGAACGTAGGGAAATTCAATTAGGGGTGAGCGACGGAATCTATATCCAAATTTTAAATGGAATAAAACCCGATGATGAAATAAAAGTTTGGAACGAAATAAAACCAGCAGCCCTTGGTGTATAA
- a CDS encoding ABC transporter ATP-binding protein has protein sequence MIEIKDLHKSYKMGSNSLHVLKGINFSVEEGELVAIMGSSGSGKSTLLNILGMLDVLDEGSYTLDGVPIKDLNETKAAQYRNKFLGFVFQSFNLINYKSAMENVALPLYYQKVGRKERQEKALKYLEQVGLREWADHLPSELSGGQKQRVAIARAMAAEPKVLLADEPTGALDSTTSYEVMDLIQKINDAGNTILIVTHEPDIADMCKRIVHLKDGVIVEDKKITQVRASQYV, from the coding sequence ATGATAGAAATTAAAGATCTTCATAAATCCTATAAAATGGGAAGCAATTCCCTTCATGTATTAAAAGGCATTAATTTTTCTGTGGAAGAAGGGGAGCTTGTGGCCATTATGGGGTCTTCGGGTTCTGGCAAGTCTACCCTGCTTAATATACTTGGTATGTTGGACGTACTGGATGAAGGGTCATATACCTTGGACGGGGTGCCCATTAAAGATCTAAATGAGACCAAGGCGGCACAATACAGGAACAAGTTTTTGGGGTTTGTTTTCCAATCCTTTAATTTGATCAATTACAAAAGTGCAATGGAAAATGTGGCACTTCCTCTGTATTATCAGAAAGTGGGAAGGAAGGAAAGGCAGGAAAAGGCTTTAAAATACTTGGAACAAGTGGGCTTAAGGGAATGGGCGGACCATTTGCCAAGTGAATTGTCCGGAGGGCAAAAACAAAGGGTGGCCATAGCCAGGGCCATGGCAGCTGAGCCCAAAGTATTGTTGGCGGATGAACCTACCGGTGCCTTGGACAGTACCACTTCCTACGAGGTCATGGATCTTATCCAAAAAATAAACGATGCCGGCAATACCATACTAATAGTTACTCATGAGCCGGACATTGCGGACATGTGCAAGAGAATTGTCCATTTAAAGGACGGGGTTATTGTTGAGGATAAAAAAATAACCCAGGTTAGAGCCTCCCAATATGTTTAG
- a CDS encoding ABC transporter permease — protein MFSRDNWKEIFETIHKNKLRTFLSGFTVALGILIFVVLFGMGNGLVNTFNEFFGDDATNVLYVFPGRTTIPYKGYKSNRTIEFDNSDLVDINKNFAMFVEYSTPRISRGGLVKYRNESNNYTTRAVGPSHQYAEKTIMMKGRFINEEDVKNKTKYVVIGRLVEQDLFGNNSAIGEYIDVAGSAFMVIGVFQDDGGDNEERLIYMPYTTRQLIEKNNDKIDQIIVAFKPEIGYAGAMALDRSLDRFFREKKFISPDDQNGVFIRNVADQLKQNQQFARVLQIIVALVAFGTIIAGIIGISNIMVFVVKERTKELGIRKALGATPKSVIGSILLESVFITTISGFFGMLLGIFILNSLGEKLKDYFITNPYIDITMAISATLVLILFGAIAGYIPAKRAAEIKPIEALRDE, from the coding sequence ATGTTTAGTAGGGATAATTGGAAGGAAATATTTGAAACTATTCACAAGAATAAACTACGGACCTTTCTCTCCGGGTTTACGGTGGCTTTGGGCATTTTAATTTTCGTTGTTCTGTTTGGAATGGGCAACGGACTGGTAAACACCTTCAATGAGTTTTTTGGGGATGATGCTACCAACGTGCTTTATGTTTTTCCCGGAAGGACTACGATACCTTATAAAGGCTATAAATCCAATAGGACCATTGAGTTCGATAACAGTGATTTGGTGGATATCAACAAAAATTTCGCAATGTTCGTGGAGTATTCTACCCCAAGGATTTCCAGAGGAGGTCTGGTCAAATACAGGAATGAATCCAATAACTATACTACCAGAGCGGTTGGTCCGTCTCATCAATATGCCGAAAAGACCATTATGATGAAGGGTCGCTTTATAAACGAAGAGGATGTAAAAAACAAAACAAAATATGTGGTCATTGGGAGGTTGGTAGAGCAGGATCTTTTTGGAAATAACAGTGCCATAGGCGAATACATAGATGTGGCGGGGAGTGCTTTTATGGTTATCGGAGTTTTTCAGGATGACGGAGGCGATAATGAGGAAAGATTGATCTATATGCCCTATACAACAAGACAGCTCATTGAGAAAAACAACGATAAAATAGACCAAATAATAGTGGCTTTCAAACCAGAGATCGGTTACGCTGGGGCAATGGCGCTGGATAGAAGCCTGGATCGATTTTTTAGGGAAAAGAAATTCATAAGCCCGGATGACCAGAACGGAGTGTTTATCAGAAATGTGGCGGACCAATTGAAGCAAAATCAGCAGTTTGCCAGGGTTTTGCAAATTATAGTTGCCTTGGTGGCCTTTGGTACCATAATAGCGGGCATAATAGGGATCAGTAATATTATGGTATTTGTGGTCAAGGAACGTACAAAGGAGCTTGGGATTAGAAAGGCGCTCGGGGCCACACCTAAATCGGTTATCGGATCTATTCTATTGGAGTCGGTTTTTATTACTACCATTTCGGGATTTTTCGGAATGCTTTTGGGGATTTTTATTTTGAACTCCTTGGGTGAAAAGTTGAAGGACTACTTTATAACCAATCCCTATATAGATATAACAATGGCCATTAGTGCAACCCTGGTATTGATACTGTTTGGGGCCATTGCAGGATACATTCCGGCAAAAAGAGCAGCGGAAATAAAACCAATTGAAGCCTTAAGAGACGAATAA
- a CDS encoding ABC transporter permease: protein MRFLFDSNTWQEIFGSIGKNRTRTIITVIGVLWGILIYIVLSGAAKGLDNGFEKQFQNVAMNSMFTWAQSTSMPYKGFKTGRQIQLKLKDVSILKNRIPEIQYIAPRNVKGIFGGSPAQIIRSGKSGNYAVYGDYPISTKIATKKIYDGGRFINDEDIDGARKVCVIGERTQKDLFESDENPIGGYIRIDNVFFQVVGVHKFTPGGGFESDSDIYIPFTTFKKLYNTGENVGWFAIAAYDDADVIKVEENVKAVLKTIHNVNPKDERAIGSFNLGEIFNRIVGFAKGLTFMSLVVGIATILAGVIGIGNILLISVKERTKELGVRRALGATPKEVRSLIILESVFLTMLAGVMGIVLGAGVLSLINKLTQGMDFPYANPTVPIPYVLGALALMVVLGTLIGLIPAQRAVSIKPIDALREE, encoded by the coding sequence ATGCGATTTTTATTTGATAGTAATACATGGCAGGAGATTTTTGGTTCTATTGGAAAGAATAGGACCAGGACCATTATTACGGTGATAGGTGTATTATGGGGAATTTTAATTTATATCGTTTTGTCGGGAGCCGCTAAAGGCTTGGACAATGGGTTCGAGAAGCAATTTCAAAATGTGGCCATGAACAGTATGTTCACTTGGGCGCAAAGTACAAGTATGCCCTATAAAGGATTTAAAACCGGAAGACAGATACAACTTAAATTGAAGGATGTGAGTATTCTAAAAAATAGGATTCCTGAGATTCAATATATTGCCCCAAGGAATGTGAAGGGCATTTTTGGAGGTAGCCCGGCCCAGATTATTAGAAGCGGTAAGTCTGGGAATTATGCGGTCTATGGCGATTATCCCATTTCCACAAAAATTGCAACCAAGAAAATCTATGATGGGGGCAGATTTATAAATGATGAGGATATTGATGGTGCCAGAAAAGTATGTGTTATCGGGGAGCGCACGCAAAAGGATTTGTTTGAGAGTGATGAGAATCCCATAGGGGGATATATTAGGATCGATAATGTATTTTTCCAAGTAGTGGGAGTGCACAAGTTTACGCCCGGAGGTGGATTTGAAAGCGATTCAGATATTTATATACCCTTTACTACTTTCAAAAAATTATATAATACAGGTGAAAATGTGGGTTGGTTCGCTATCGCAGCCTATGACGACGCAGATGTTATTAAGGTGGAGGAAAATGTGAAAGCGGTTCTTAAGACTATTCACAACGTAAACCCAAAGGATGAGCGTGCCATTGGTTCGTTCAATCTAGGAGAAATATTCAACAGAATTGTTGGCTTTGCAAAGGGTCTTACATTCATGTCCTTGGTGGTTGGGATTGCAACTATTTTGGCGGGAGTTATAGGGATTGGCAATATTTTATTGATTTCGGTAAAGGAGAGGACCAAAGAATTGGGAGTTAGGCGTGCCCTTGGTGCCACCCCAAAGGAAGTGCGTTCCCTTATTATCCTGGAGTCGGTGTTTCTAACCATGCTGGCCGGCGTTATGGGAATAGTTCTAGGGGCGGGAGTGCTAAGTCTGATCAATAAGTTAACCCAGGGTATGGATTTTCCTTACGCCAATCCAACTGTGCCCATACCTTATGTTTTGGGGGCCTTGGCCTTAATGGTAGTGCTTGGGACATTAATAGGCCTGATACCTGCGCAAAGAGCAGTAAGTATAAAACCAATAGATGCTTTAAGAGAAGAATAA
- a CDS encoding efflux RND transporter periplasmic adaptor subunit, translated as MNKIVKYVLIGVLVLGALWAAAFFVKSNSKSAITYETKNPFTANIQKKSVATGKVVPEDEVEIKPQISGIIDEIFLKEGAKVNAGDLIAKIKVVPNEQSMNQARGRVKNAEIALNNTKIEYDRNKAIFDKGVISSQDFNTQQLRYDQAKLELQNAQSDYQIIRDGSAGGSATANTNIRATVSGTVLEIPVKEGDQVIQSNNFNDGTTIATIADLSIMIFEGKVDEGEVGKLELGMPLEISLGAINDKKFDAKLRFIAPKGVEESGAVQFKIEGDVTVEDDFLIRAGYSANASLVLEKKDSVMVIPEALLQFDKVTDKPFVEVAIGTVEEQKFERKDVEIGISDGVNVEIVSGITKDDKVKIWNKTEPIKKGTEEDSETEEGK; from the coding sequence ATGAACAAGATTGTAAAATATGTGCTAATCGGAGTTTTGGTGCTGGGAGCTCTTTGGGCAGCGGCCTTTTTTGTGAAGTCGAATAGTAAGTCGGCCATTACCTACGAGACTAAAAATCCTTTTACCGCCAATATCCAAAAGAAATCTGTGGCAACCGGAAAGGTAGTGCCCGAGGACGAGGTAGAGATAAAACCTCAGATTTCAGGTATTATAGACGAAATCTTTTTGAAAGAGGGTGCCAAGGTAAATGCGGGCGACCTAATTGCAAAAATAAAGGTGGTTCCTAATGAACAGTCCATGAACCAGGCTAGAGGTCGGGTAAAAAATGCAGAGATAGCATTGAACAATACCAAGATTGAATATGACCGGAATAAGGCCATATTTGATAAAGGAGTAATTTCTTCCCAAGATTTTAATACGCAACAGTTGCGATATGACCAGGCAAAATTGGAACTTCAGAACGCACAATCCGATTACCAGATTATCCGTGATGGGTCTGCCGGTGGCAGTGCCACGGCCAACACTAACATTCGGGCTACTGTTTCCGGGACTGTCCTTGAGATTCCCGTGAAGGAAGGAGATCAGGTAATTCAGAGTAACAACTTTAATGACGGGACTACCATAGCCACTATTGCCGATTTGAGTATTATGATATTTGAAGGGAAAGTGGATGAAGGTGAGGTGGGAAAATTGGAATTGGGAATGCCCCTGGAAATTAGTTTGGGCGCCATTAACGATAAAAAGTTTGATGCCAAACTTAGGTTTATTGCACCTAAGGGGGTTGAGGAATCTGGAGCTGTACAGTTTAAGATAGAGGGCGATGTAACCGTGGAGGACGATTTTTTGATCCGTGCCGGTTATAGTGCCAATGCCTCCTTGGTACTGGAAAAGAAGGATAGTGTAATGGTAATACCAGAGGCGCTTTTACAATTTGATAAGGTAACGGATAAACCCTTTGTTGAAGTGGCCATAGGTACTGTAGAGGAACAAAAATTTGAAAGAAAGGATGTTGAAATAGGGATTTCGGACGGGGTTAATGTGGAAATTGTTTCGGGCATTACCAAGGATGATAAGGTGAAGATATGGAACAAAACGGAGCCTATTAAGAAAGGTACCGAAGAAGATAGTGAAACAGAGGAAGGCAAATAA